AGCACGCGGGCGCGATCGCGGGCGAAGTCGCTCCGATGGTCGGTTGTGGGATCGACGACGGCGAGCTTGGGCGCTTCGGCCACCATGCGTTCGACGTCGTCTGCGCTGTACACCGCCATAGGCGGGTCAGCAGCGAACCGACCAGCAGGTCCGGAATTAATCGTTCGACCACCCACGCGCAGCGGCGAGGTCGAGGATCCGCGAACGGATCGCCGTGATCTGACGCGCGGTCAGGTCGGGCGACGAATCGAGGAGCAGCTCGGTGATCTCGTTCGACAGCGGGCCGCCTGCGTTGCGACTCGGACGACGCGGGCCGCGGTCGCCGCCACGATCACCGCGGTCGTTGCGGTCGAAACGGTCACGACGGTCGCCGCGATCTCCGCGGTCGCGGTCGCCGAAACGACCACGGGTGTCTTCACGACGGTGAGCGCGCTCAGCGGCGGGATCGCCTGCCGGAGCCTCCTCGGTCACCTTCACGTTCGTGGCCTTCGAGCCACGGTCGGTGCTCTCGACGTCGAACTCCACAACTGCGCCGGGGCGCAGCAGGTTCTCGTCGATGCTGATGTCATTGATGTGCAGGAACACGTCGTCCCCACCGTCGACCGGTGCCAGGAATCCGAACCCGCGATTCGAGTCGAAATGCACAACCTTGCCGCTGACAGCCACCACAATCTCACTCTCTGAATATGCGCCCACATCGCGGACCCCTTGCCCGCGCGGCGCACTCGCCTTCAATCATGCCTTATCAGAGGCTTTCGCACCTAGAGAAAACGCCTGGTCTAGACGCGAATCACTCCCCGTGTGCATCGCGGTCGGGAGCGCCGCGGATCGGTCCACTACATTCGGCAGGGTGATCGTCCACGTGCCCAGCAGCAATGTCCGGATCGAACCTCTCACCTCCCCTCACCAGGTGAGAGAGGCGTTCGCCGTCTTCGGGCGAGCCATGATCGGACTCGACTTCGGCGATCTGGACGCGGCGACGATCACCGAGGACGGTCGCTACTTCGGTGCGTTCGACGGCGAACGGATCGTCGGCGGCGCCGACTCGTACGCAACGTCGCTGACCGTGCCCGGTGGGGCGCGTCTCCCGCATGCGGCCGTCACTCACATCGGCGTGCTGCCGACCCACCGCCGTCGTGGTGTGCTGACCGCCCTCATCGCCAGACAGCTCACCGAAGCGGCGGCTCGCGGCGAAGCGGTCGCGACCCTGCGAGCATCCGAGGCGGTGATCTACGGACGGTACGGATACGGAATCGCGTCGCACAGCCGCTCGGCTCGAATCGATCGGATCCGGACCGGCCTGCGCCAGCTTCCCGACGATCCCGGCGCCGTACGGATCGCGGACGACGTCGACGTCTCGTCGTTGGCCGCGATACACGAACGGATCACGACACCCGGCGCGACCACACGGTCGGCGTCCTGGTGGGTCAATGCAGAACGGCGGGCGCACGCAGAGCCGCTTCGCTACGTGATCGTCCACAGCACCGACGGCGTCGACGACGGGTACGCCGTCTACCGTCCGCTCGATTCCGCGACGTGGTGGACCAGCCGGAATCGGACCATTCAAGTCACCGATTTCGTCGCTCTGAACAGCGCCGCACATCGTGCGCTGTGGGCCCACCTGTTCAGCCTCGATCTCGTCGACACGATCACCGTCGCTTCGCTGTCCGTCGACGATCCGCTGCCCCTGCTCGTGACCGATCAGCGATCGGTACAGCTCGGCGAGGTCCACGATGAGATCTGGCTCCGGCTCATCGACGTCGAAGCGGCGCTGGCCGCCCGCTCGTACGGGCACGGACGACCCGTCACGATCGCCGTCCGCGACCGTCGGCTCCCGTCCAACGAGGGGCGGTACCGAATCACCGCAGACGGCGCAGAGCGCAGCTCGACCGCCGCGGACGTCACCGTCGACGTGGCCGACTTGGCGTCGGTCTACCTCGGCGGCACCCGCTGGCGTCAACTCGCTGCAGCCGGACGGCTGCACGAGGGTTCGGCCCATCCCGGCCCGGATGTGATCGCCGCCCTCGACCTGCTCTTCGCCACCGATCACGCACCTTTCTCGGGCACCATGTTCTGACGCCAGACCACAACAGCCCCGTGTAAGACGACGTAAGGGCCACGACAGGTCAACCGAGCAGAGTGCTCGGCATGACTTCAATTCTCGCGCCGCACGGCGCCACCGCATCGTCGCCGAGGGCCGGCGTGGAACTCGCCATCGACGCCCGCGGCCTGGTCAAGCGCTTCGGCGACAACACCGCGGTCGACGGCGTCGACCTGCAGGTTCCCGCCGGCTCCGTCTACGGGGTCCTCGGTCCAAACGGGGCAGGCAAGACCACCACCGTCAGCATGCTCGCAACCCTCCTGCGGCCCGATGCCGGAGAGGCGACAGTGTTCGGGTACGACGTGGTCGACGACGCCGTCGCCGTCCGCTCCCTCATCGGCGTCACCGGGCAGTACGCATCCGTCGACGAAGATCTGAGCGCCCGCCAGAACCTGATCCTGTTCGGCAGACTGCTCGGAAGGTCGAGGAGCCGGTCGAAGGCCCGCGCCGACGAACTCCTCACCGACTTCGCACTCGAAGAAGCCGCCGATCGCCCACTCAAGGACTTCTCCGGCGGCATGCGACGACGCCTGGACCTCGCGGCCAGCCTGATCGACACGCCTCCCCTCCTGTTCCTCGACGAACCGACGACGGGCCTCGACCCGCGTACTCGCGCCCAGATGTGGGAGACGATCCGGAAACTGGTCGCTCAGGGCTCAACCGTCCTCCTGACCACCCAGTACCTCGACGAGGCGGACCAGCTGGCCGACCGCATCGCCGTCATCGACCGCGGTCGCGTGATCGCCGACGGAACCGCCGACCAGCTCAAGCAGTCGATCGGCACAAGCACCCTGACGCTCACGCCAGTCGACCACGCCCACGCCGCGACTGTCGCCGAGCTCGCGGAAGCAGTCCTCGGCGAACCGGCGACGTTGAGTGCCGAAGCCGGCCGCGTCACCACTCCCCTGCACCGGCAAGACCTGGTGCCCGACCTCCTCATCGCCCTCCGGGACCGCGACATCACCGTCGACGAGATCGCCGTGTCCAAGCCCAGCTTGGACGAGGTGTTCCTCACCATCACCGGCCGCGACTGAGCGAAAGGACTCCTTCACCATGACAACCACTCTCGAGCGGACATCGATCAGCATCGACTCGGTCCGCAGTTCCGCAAAAACCTCGGTCAGCGTCGCCGACGCGGTCCGCCAGTCGTTCTCGTTCGCGTTCCGCGGCCTGGTCAAGATGCGCCGCAACCCCGAACAGTTCTTCGACGTCGTGCTGCAGCCGATCATCTTCACACTGATGTTCACCTACATCTTCGGCGGAGCGATCAGCGGCGACGTCAGTTCCTATCTGCCCGTCATCATCCCCGGCATCCTCGTCCAGACGGTCATCGTCACCTCCATCGTCACCGGCACGCAGCTGCGCGAGGACATGAACAAAGGCGTCTTCGACCGATTCCGGTCGCTGCCGATCGCACGGATCAGTCCACTCGCGGGAGCCCTGTTGGCCGATGTCGTCCGTTATCTGCTGGCGAGTGTCATCACGTTCACGGTCGGCATCGCGATGGGTTGGCGTCCCGAACCCCTCGGTGTCCTCGCATCTGTCGTCCTCGTCTTGATCTGCAGTTTCGCCGTCTCGTGGATCTTCGCGCTGATGGGGTGCCTCATGAGCAAGGCGTCGTCCGTCCAGGGCGTGTCGATGATGATCATGTTCCCGCTCACGTTCATGTCGAACGCGTTCGTGCCCGTCGAGACGATGCCGGGTTGGCTGCGCAGTTTCGTGAACGTCAATCCGATCAGTCATCTCGTCTCGGCCGTCCGTGAACTCTGCAACGACGGTCACGTCGGAACGCACGTCCTCTGGAGCCTGCTCGGCGCCGCTGTGATCGTCGTGATCTTCGCGCCGCTGGCCGTCCGGGCGTACATCCGCACCGCTAAGTAGCAGCCGCTGACCGGCGCTCGGCGAACTGCTCGTGCAGTTCGTCGAGCGCCTTCTTCCGCGACAGCGCAGCGGTGTCGGCGACGACCGCCTCCCATTCGGCGCCACTGCAGCCAGACAGGCTTTCCGCGTCCTCGATCAGTTCGTGGACGGCCGGGTAGTCGTGGCGGGGCCGCAGCCGCAGACCCAACGCCATCCACCGGGCCCCCGCGGGGTCGCCGGGCGCCTGGAGGCAGCGCCGGACACCGCTGACGAAGGCGACGCCCGCGCTGTGCGGGACATCGACCCAGCCTGCGTGATCACGCATCGACAACACCGCATCGGCCAATGCGAGGAGACTCTCGTCGACGCCCTCGGTTGTTCCGAGTCTGATGCGCGCGGCGACCGTCGCCGTCACGCACCCCATCAGCCCCGGGTCCCGAGACGTGTCGTCGCTCTGTCCGAGAAGGAGGTCGGCGGCTCGCTGCAGCAGGCCGACGATCGCACCGACCGGTTCGGTGGCGGCGAGCCGCTGGTACTCGGCCATAACGATCATCATCAGCGCGACTGTCTCCGGATTCCCTTGCGGAGTCGGATCATTCGGCTTCCACCCATCGCTGAGCTCATCGATCGCCACTCGCGCACGGTCGAGTTCCCCCAGCGAGAGCAGCATCGCGATGATGTACCCGTCCACCTGCCGTGCGTCGTCGACGGCGCCGAGCTTGTTCAACCGGTCGACGGCCCGTTCGTACAGGGTCAGCGCCTGCGCCCAGCGGCCCTGCTGTCCGATGACGCTGGCCGTCGTCATGTCGGTCATCGCCGCCGCGAACGAGTCCGGACGCTCGGCGAGAGCCGCGACCTCGCCGCTGTCGGCGAGCGCCCCGTCTAGATCACCCGCGTTCTCGCGCACGTTGAACCGGATCGTGAGCGCCACCCACCGGACACGGTCCGGCCGATGAGGTTCGAGGCCGCGCAGAACCGTGCGATAGGCCTTCAACGGACGACGCGCCAACGACACCGCGACCAGAAACTCCACCACGTCGTCGTAGGTCCGTTCCGGCCGATGCAGGCGGCGCAGTCGATACGCGGCGGTCGCGACCCGACGCAGGTCGCGGTGCGGGAGCAGGTGCACCGCACCGATCAGCAGCGTCAGTTGCCACGCGGTTCGTGTGTCGTCGTCCGGATCGGTCGGCGGCGTTCCAAGAGCGTCGATGACCCGGACACCCCACGCGCCCACCTCCTGGTGCAGTCCTCGGCTGGCCCAGAACGCCGCGATCACGGGAAAGACCGCGACGACGACGTCCACGGCGGGTGCGTTTCCGGCCGCGACTGCGCGGCGCAGCACCCACACGAGATTCTCGCTCTCGACGTCGACTTCCGCCGCCAGCACACTGTCCGGCGACTGGTCGTAGCGACCGCGCACGTCTCGGCACATCTCGCGCGCCCACTGTCCCATCCGGGCGGTCGTCTCGGCGACCTCACCCGCCTCGGACGCGCGTCGCTCGCCGAACTCTCGAACCATCTCGAGCATCCGAAAGCGGGTGCGGCCGCCGGACTCGTCCACCTGCAGCAACGACTGATCGACCAACGCCGTCAACGCGTCGGCCAACACCGCTCCCGACACGCCGACGACGACTGCCGCGGCCGCGTTCGAGAAACCATCAGGAAACAGGCACGTCCGACGCAGTGCGACTCGGGCATCGTCGTCGAGCAGGTCCCAACTCCAGTCGATGACCGCCTCGAGTGTCCGATGACGATGCGGCGCCGTCCGATCGGCGGATCGGAGGAGCCCGAATCGCTCGACCAGACCGTCGCTGATCTCGCCGACGCTCATCACTCGAGTTCGAGCGGCCGCCAACTCGATGGCCAGCGGCACACCGTCGAGGTGGGCGCAGAGTGCCGCGACCGCGACCGGGTCGAGTTCCGCGTCCGGACGCACGGACAGCGCGCGAGCGGTGAACAGTTCCACTCCCGCCGACGCCGCCCCTTCTGTGTCGAGCACGGGCAGCCGATACACCTGCTCCGCAGCGATGAGCAGCGGCGACCGGCTGGTGACGACGACGCGCAGCGCGGGCAGAGCGGTGATCAGCCCCTGGACCAGAACCGCGCAGGCATCGATCACCTGCTCGCAGTTGTCGAGAACGAGAACGGCGTCGACAGCGCGCAGCGCGTCACCGAGGCTGTCCGTGAGATCACGCAGATGCAGCCTGGGCACCGACGAGGTCCGCACGTCCGACTCGCCGACGCCGAGTGCCGACGCCACCACACCGATCAAGTCGTCGTCGTCGCGGACAGCGGCGAGCGGAACATAGAAGACGGATGCCCCGCTGTCCGAGAGGTCGTCGCCCATCGCAGAGGCGATGCTCGTCTTACCGACTCCGCCGGGACCCAGAACGGTCACGACCCGGTGCCGGGCGATCAGGTCGTGAAGTGACGCCAGATCCTCGGCACGTCCGATCAGGGGCTCGGGGCGCAGCCTGGGTGACCGACGTGTCGCCCTCGTCTGCGGTCTGCCTGCGACGAGTGCGGCGTTCAGAGCCGTCGCCTCCGCGCCCGGATCCGCGCCGAGTTCCTCCGCGAGTGTGCGCCTGAGCGCGGCGTACACGGCGAGCGCCTCGTTCTTTCGTCCGTCGGCGGCGAGTGCACGCATCAGCAGCACGTGCGCGGATTCGTCGAGACGGTCGTCGGCCATCCGGGCGCGGGCGATGTCGGAGGCCGTCGCATAGTCGCCTGAAGCGAACGCCGAATGCGCCCGAGCGTCGTCGAGGTGAATGCGCAACCGGTCGGCTTCGACGCGGAGCCGTTCCGCGGGGCCGTCATCGGTGCCGAGGTCGGCTCCCGGGATGCCGCGCCACAGGCGTACCGCGGCCTCCGGATCGCCTCGCGTCAGCAGCCGTTCCACTGATTCGAGGTCGGTGGCGAGACCGGTCAGGCGATAGGAGCCGTCCGAACCCGCGAGGTCCGCGTCACCCACCAAGGGACGCAGACGGGAGATCTGAGTGTGCAGCGCCGCCTGCGCCGACTTGGGCCGATCGTCGCCCCACACGTCGTCGATGAGGGCAGCCGACGACACCGGGCGTCCACCTGCGAGAACCAGTGCGACCAGGAGTCTGCGGGCGCGAAC
This genomic window from Gordonia sp. PDNC005 contains:
- a CDS encoding cold shock domain-containing protein; translation: MAVSGKVVHFDSNRGFGFLAPVDGGDDVFLHINDISIDENLLRPGAVVEFDVESTDRGSKATNVKVTEEAPAGDPAAERAHRREDTRGRFGDRDRGDRGDRRDRFDRNDRGDRGGDRGPRRPSRNAGGPLSNEITELLLDSSPDLTARQITAIRSRILDLAAARGWSND
- a CDS encoding GNAT family N-acetyltransferase, giving the protein MIGLDFGDLDAATITEDGRYFGAFDGERIVGGADSYATSLTVPGGARLPHAAVTHIGVLPTHRRRGVLTALIARQLTEAAARGEAVATLRASEAVIYGRYGYGIASHSRSARIDRIRTGLRQLPDDPGAVRIADDVDVSSLAAIHERITTPGATTRSASWWVNAERRAHAEPLRYVIVHSTDGVDDGYAVYRPLDSATWWTSRNRTIQVTDFVALNSAAHRALWAHLFSLDLVDTITVASLSVDDPLPLLVTDQRSVQLGEVHDEIWLRLIDVEAALAARSYGHGRPVTIAVRDRRLPSNEGRYRITADGAERSSTAADVTVDVADLASVYLGGTRWRQLAAAGRLHEGSAHPGPDVIAALDLLFATDHAPFSGTMF
- a CDS encoding ATP-binding cassette domain-containing protein, which gives rise to MTSILAPHGATASSPRAGVELAIDARGLVKRFGDNTAVDGVDLQVPAGSVYGVLGPNGAGKTTTVSMLATLLRPDAGEATVFGYDVVDDAVAVRSLIGVTGQYASVDEDLSARQNLILFGRLLGRSRSRSKARADELLTDFALEEAADRPLKDFSGGMRRRLDLAASLIDTPPLLFLDEPTTGLDPRTRAQMWETIRKLVAQGSTVLLTTQYLDEADQLADRIAVIDRGRVIADGTADQLKQSIGTSTLTLTPVDHAHAATVAELAEAVLGEPATLSAEAGRVTTPLHRQDLVPDLLIALRDRDITVDEIAVSKPSLDEVFLTITGRD
- a CDS encoding ABC transporter permease; translated protein: MTTTLERTSISIDSVRSSAKTSVSVADAVRQSFSFAFRGLVKMRRNPEQFFDVVLQPIIFTLMFTYIFGGAISGDVSSYLPVIIPGILVQTVIVTSIVTGTQLREDMNKGVFDRFRSLPIARISPLAGALLADVVRYLLASVITFTVGIAMGWRPEPLGVLASVVLVLICSFAVSWIFALMGCLMSKASSVQGVSMMIMFPLTFMSNAFVPVETMPGWLRSFVNVNPISHLVSAVRELCNDGHVGTHVLWSLLGAAVIVVIFAPLAVRAYIRTAK
- a CDS encoding BTAD domain-containing putative transcriptional regulator — encoded protein: MSSDSREPLVPPVIGLLGPVTVDGRAVPGVRARRLLVALVLAGGRPVSSAALIDDVWGDDRPKSAQAALHTQISRLRPLVGDADLAGSDGSYRLTGLATDLESVERLLTRGDPEAAVRLWRGIPGADLGTDDGPAERLRVEADRLRIHLDDARAHSAFASGDYATASDIARARMADDRLDESAHVLLMRALAADGRKNEALAVYAALRRTLAEELGADPGAEATALNAALVAGRPQTRATRRSPRLRPEPLIGRAEDLASLHDLIARHRVVTVLGPGGVGKTSIASAMGDDLSDSGASVFYVPLAAVRDDDDLIGVVASALGVGESDVRTSSVPRLHLRDLTDSLGDALRAVDAVLVLDNCEQVIDACAVLVQGLITALPALRVVVTSRSPLLIAAEQVYRLPVLDTEGAASAGVELFTARALSVRPDAELDPVAVAALCAHLDGVPLAIELAAARTRVMSVGEISDGLVERFGLLRSADRTAPHRHRTLEAVIDWSWDLLDDDARVALRRTCLFPDGFSNAAAAVVVGVSGAVLADALTALVDQSLLQVDESGGRTRFRMLEMVREFGERRASEAGEVAETTARMGQWAREMCRDVRGRYDQSPDSVLAAEVDVESENLVWVLRRAVAAGNAPAVDVVVAVFPVIAAFWASRGLHQEVGAWGVRVIDALGTPPTDPDDDTRTAWQLTLLIGAVHLLPHRDLRRVATAAYRLRRLHRPERTYDDVVEFLVAVSLARRPLKAYRTVLRGLEPHRPDRVRWVALTIRFNVRENAGDLDGALADSGEVAALAERPDSFAAAMTDMTTASVIGQQGRWAQALTLYERAVDRLNKLGAVDDARQVDGYIIAMLLSLGELDRARVAIDELSDGWKPNDPTPQGNPETVALMMIVMAEYQRLAATEPVGAIVGLLQRAADLLLGQSDDTSRDPGLMGCVTATVAARIRLGTTEGVDESLLALADAVLSMRDHAGWVDVPHSAGVAFVSGVRRCLQAPGDPAGARWMALGLRLRPRHDYPAVHELIEDAESLSGCSGAEWEAVVADTAALSRKKALDELHEQFAERRSAAAT